A DNA window from Gorilla gorilla gorilla isolate KB3781 chromosome 19, NHGRI_mGorGor1-v2.1_pri, whole genome shotgun sequence contains the following coding sequences:
- the CHD3 gene encoding chromodomain-helicase-DNA-binding protein 3 isoform X6 has product MASPLRDEEEEEEEMVVSEEEEEEEEEGDEEEEEVEAADEDDEEDDDEGVLGRGPGHDRGRDRHSPPGCHLFPPPPPPPPPLPPPPPPPPPDKDDIRLLPSALGVKKRKRGPKKQKENKPGKPRKRKKRDSEEEFGSERDEYREKSESGGSEYGTGPGRKRRRKHREKKEKKTKRRKKGEGDGGQKQVEQKSSATLLLTWGLEDVEHVFSEEDYHTLTNYKAFSQFMRPLIAKKNPKIPMSKMMTILGAKWREFSANNPFKGSAAAVAAAAAAAAAAVAEQVSAAVSSATPIAPSGPPALPPPPAADIQPPPIRRAKTKEGKGPGHKRRSKSPRVPDGRKKLRGKKMAPLKIKLGLLGGKRKKGGSYVFQSDEGPEPEAEESDLDSGSVHSVSGRPDGPVRTKKLKRGRPGRKKKKVLGCPAVAGEEEVDGYETDHQDYCEVCQQGGEIILCDTCPRAYHLVCLDPELDRAPEGKWSCPHCEKEGVQWEAKEEEEEYEEEGEEEGEKEEEDDHMEYCRVCKDGGELLCCDACISSYHIHCLNPPLPDIPNGEWLCPRCTCPVLKGRVQKILHWRWGEPPVAVPAPQQADGNPDVPPPRPLQGRSEREFFVKWVGLSYWHCSWAKELQLEIFHLVMYRNYQRKNDMDEPPPLDYGSGEDDGKSDKRKVKDPHYAEMEEKYYRFGIKPEWMTVHRIINHSVDKKGNYHYLVKWRDLPYDQSTWEEDEMNIPEYEEHKQSYWRHRELIMGEDPAQPRKYKKKKKELQGDGPPSSPTNDPTVKYETQPRFITATGGTLHMYQLEGLNWLRFSWAQGTDTILADEMGLGKTIQTIVFLYSLYKEGHTKGPFLVSAPLSTIINWEREFQMWAPKFYVVTYTGDKDSRAIIRENEFSFEDNAIKGGKKAFKMKREAQVKFHVLLTSYELITIDQAALGSIRWACLVVDEAHRLKNNQSKFFRVLNGYKIDHKLLLTGTPLQNNLEELFHLLNFLTPERFNNLEGFLEEFADISKEDQIKKLHDLLGPHMLRRLKADVFKNMPAKTELIVRVELSPMQKKYYKYILTRNFEALNSRGGGNQVSLLNIMMDLKKCCNHPYLFPVAAMESPKLPSGAYEGGALIKSSGKLMLLQKMLRKLKEQGHRVLIFSQMTKMLDLLEDFLDYEGYKYERIDGGITGALRQEAIDRFNAPGAQQFCFLLSTRAGGLGINLATADTVIIFDSDWNPHNDIQAFSRAHRIGQANKVMIYRFVTRASVEERITQVAKRKMMLTHLVVRPGLGSKAGSMSKQELDDILKFGTEELFKDENEGENKEEDSSVIHYDNEAIARLLDRNQDATEDTDVQNMNEYLSSFKVAQYVVREEDKIEEIEREIIKQEENVDPDYWEKLLRHHYEQQQEDLARNLGKGKRVRKQVNYNDAAQEDQDNQSEYSVGSEEEDEDFDERPEGRRQSKRQLRNEKDKPLPPLLARVGGNIEVLGFNTRQRKAFLNAVMRWGMPPQDAFTTQWLVRDLRGKTEKEFKAYVSLFMRHLCEPGADGSETFADGVPREGLSRQQVLTRIGVMSLVKKKVQEFEHINGRWSMPELMPDPSADSKRSSRASSPTKTSPTTPEASATNSPCTSKPATPAPSEKGEGIRTPLEKEEAENQEEKPEKNSRIGEKVETEADAPSPAPSLGERLEPRKIPLEDEVPGVPGEMEPEPGYRGDREKSATESTPGERGEEKPLDGQEHRERPEGETGDLGKRAEDVKGDRELRPGPRDEPRSNGRREEKTEKPRFMFNIADGGFTELHTLWQNEERAAISSGKLNEIWHRRHDYWLLAGIVLHGYARWQDIQNDAQFAIINEPFKTEANKGNFLEMKNKFLARRFKLLEQALVIEEQLRRAAYLNLSQEPAHPAMALHARFAEAECLAESHQHLSKESLAGNKPANAVLHKVLNQLEELLSDMKADVTRLPATLSRIPPIAARLQMSERSILSRLASKGTEPHPTPAFPPGPYATPPGYGAAFSAAPVGALAAAGANYSQMPAGSFITAATNGPPVLVKKEKEMVGALVSDGLDRKEPRAGEVICIDD; this is encoded by the exons ATGGCTTCCCCTCTGagggacgaggaggaggaggaggaggagatggtggtgtcggaggaggaagaagaggaggaagaagagggcgacgaggaggaggaggaggtggaggcggCCGACGAGGACGATGAGGAGGACGACGACGAGGGAGTACTCGGGCGCGGGCCGGGCCACGACCGGGGCCGCGACCGCCACAGCCCCCCCGGCTGCCACCTcttcccgccgccgccgccgccgccgccaccgctgcccccgccgccgccgcccccgccgccaG ATAAGGATGACATTCGGCTGCTGCCTTCAGCATTGGGTGTGAAGAAGAGAAAACGAGGACCCAAGAAGCAGAAGGAGAACAAGCCAGGAAAACCCCGAAAACGCAAGAAGCGT gaCAGTGAGGAGGAATTTGGTTCTGAGCGAGATGAGTACCGGGAGAAGTCAGAGAGTGGGGGCAGTGAATATGGAACCGGACCGGGTCGGAAACGAAGAAGGAAGCACcgagaaaaaaaggagaagaagacaaAGCGGCGGAAAAagggggagggagatggggggcaAAAG CAAGTGGAACAGAAGTCATCAGCAACTCTGCTTCTGACCTGGGGCCTGGAGGATGTGGAGCATGTGTTCTCTGAGGAGGATTACCACACGCTCACCAACTACAAAGCCTTCAGCCAGTTCATGAG GCCCCTAATTGCTAAGAAGAATCCTAAGATCCCAATGTCTAAGATGATGACCATCCTTGGGGCCAAATGGAGAGAGTTCAGCGCCAACAACCCCTTCAAGGGGTCAGCAGCTGCTgtggcggcggcagcggcagcagcagcagcagctgtagCTGAGCAGGTGTCAGCTGCTGTCTCGTCAGCCACCCCCATAGCACCCTCCGGACCCCCCGCCCTTCCACCACCCCCTGCTGCTGATATCCAGCCCCCACCCATCCGAAGAGCCAAAACCAAAGAGGGCAAAG GTCCAGGCCATAAGAGGCGGAGTAAGAGCCCCCGAGTGCCTGATGGACGCAAGAAGCTTCGGGGAAAGAAAATGGCACCACTCAAAATAAAACTAGGGCTTCTGGGtggcaagaggaagaaaggaggctCG TATGTTTTTCAGAGCGACGAAGGTCCTGAACCAGAGGCTGAGGAATCAGACCTGGACAGTGGCAGTGTCCACAGTGTCTCAGGCCGGCCTGATGGCCCTGTCCGCACCAAGAAACTAAAGAGAGGCCGgccaggaaggaagaagaagaagg TCCTGGGCTGTCCTGCAGTGGccggggaggaggaggttgaTGGCTACGAGACGGATCACCAGGATTACTGTGAGGTGTGCCAGCAGGGTGGGGAAATTATTCTGTGTGACACCTGCCCTCGTGCCTACCACCTCGTCTGCCTTGATCCTGAGCTTGACCGGGCTCCAGAGGGCAAATGGAGCTGCCCTCACTGT GAGAAGGAGGGGGTCcagtgggaggccaaggaggaagaagaagaatacgaagaggagggagaggaagaaggggagaaggaggaggaggacgatCACATGGAGTACTGCCGCGTATGCAAGGACGGCGGGGAGCTCCTGTGCTGTGACGCGTGCATCTCCTCCTACCACATTCATTGTCTAAACCCTCCCCTGCCTGACATTCCCAATGGTGAATGGCTGTGTCCCCGATGCACA TGCCCCGTGCTGAAGGGTCGAGTGCAGAAGATCCTACATTGGCGGTGGGGGGAGCCACCTGTAGCAGTGCCAGCCCCTCAACAGGCAGATGGAAATCCAGATGTCCCACCCCCCCGTCCTCTTCAAGGCAGATCAGAGCGAGAGTTCTTTGTCAAGTGGGTAGGACTATCCTACTGGCACTGCTCCTGGGCCAAGGAGCTTCAG CTGGAAATCTTCCATTTGGTTATGTATCGAAACTACCAGCGGAAGAATGACATGGATGAGCCCCCACCCCTGGACTATGGCTCCGGCGAGGATGATGGGAAGAGTGACAAGCGTAAAGTGAAAGACCCACACTATGCTGAGATGGAGGAGAAGTACTATCGTTTTGGCATCAAGCCAGAGTGGATGACCGTCCACCGTATCATCAACCACAG TGTGGATAAAAAGGGGAATTACCACTATCTAGTAAAATGGAGGGACTTACCATATGACCAGTCCACGTGggaggaagatgaaatgaatatcCCTGAATATGAAGAACATAAGCAAAGCTACTGGAGACACCG AGAACTAATTATGGGGGAAGACCCTGCCCAGCCCCGCAagtataagaagaagaagaaggagctACAGGGTGATGGGCCTCCCAGTTCTCCCACTAATGAT CCTACCGTGAAATATGAGACTCAGCCACGGTTTATCACAGCCACTGGAGGCACCCTGCACATGTATCAGTTGGAAGGGCTGAACTGGCTACGCTTCTCCTGGGCCCAGGGCACTGACACCATTCTAGCTGATGAGATGGGGCTGGGCAAGACCATACAAACCATCGTCTTCCTCTACTCACTCTACAAGGAG GGCCACACAAAAGGTCCCTTCCTGGTGAGTGCCCCACTCTCTACTATCATTAACTGGGAGCGGGAGTTCCAGATGTGGGCACCCAAATTCTATGTGGTGACATACACGGGTGACAAGGACAGCCGGGCCATCATTCGTGAGAATGAATTCTCCTTTGAGGACAATGCCATCAAAGGGGGCAAGAAAGCTTTTAAGATGAAG AGGGAGGCACAGGTGAAGTTCCATGTTCTCCTGACATCGTATGAGCTGATCACCATTGATCAGGCAGCACTTGGTTCCATCCGCTGGGCCTGTCTTGTGGTAGATGAGGCCCATCGACTCAAGAACAACCAGTCCAAG TTTTTCAGGGTTCTCAATGGTTACAAGATAGATCATAAGTTGCTGCTGACAGGAACCCCATTGCAGAATAATCTGGAGGAGCTCTTCCATCTCCTGAACTTCCTCACCCCAGAGAGATTTAA CAActtggagggcttcctggaggagtttGCTGACATATCCAAAGAGGACCAGATCAAGAAACTGCATGATTTGCTGGGGCCACACATGCTGCGGAGACTCAAGGCAGATGTCTTTAAGAACATGCCAGCCAAGACAGAGCTCATCGTTCGGGTGGAGCTAAGCCCCATGCAGAA GAAATACTACAAATACATCCTGACTCGAAATTTTGAGGCCTTGAATTCACGAGGTGGTGGGAACCAGGTGTCGCTGCTTAATATCATGATGGATCTTAAGAAGTGCTGCAACCATCCATACCTTTTTCCCGTGGCTGCTATG GAGTCCCCCAAACTCCCCAGTGGGGCTTATGAGGGTGGGGCACTTATTAAGTCGTCTGGGAAGCTCATGCTGCTCCAGAAGATGCTGCGAAAGCTGAAGGAGCAAGGACACCGAGTGCTCATCTTCTCCCAG ATGACCAAAATGTTAGACTTGCTTGAGGACTTCTTAGACTATGAAGGCTACAAGTATGAGCGCATCGATGGTGGTATCACGGGTGCCCTGAGGCAGGAGGCCATCGATCGGTTTAATG CTCCTGGGGCCCAACAATTCTGCTTCCTCCTGTCCACCCGAGCTGGGGGCCTGGGCATCAATCTGGCCACTGCTGACACTGTCATCATCTTTGATTCTGACTGGAACCCCCATAATGACATCCAG GCCTTTAGCCGGGCTCATCGGATTGGCCAGGCCAACAAAGTGATGATTTACCGGTTTGTGACTCGCGCGTCAGTGGAAGAGCGAATCACACAAGTGGCCAAGAGAAAGATGATGCTGACACACCTGGTTGTGCGGCCTGGGCTGGGCTCCAAGGCAGGCTCCATGTCCAAGCAGGAGCTTGACGACATTCTCAAATTTGGCACTGAAGAGCTATTCAAGGATGAAAACGAGG GGGAGAACAAGGAGGAGGACAGCAGTGTGATTCATTATGACAATGAGGCCATCGCTCGGCTGTTGGACCGGAACCAGGATGCAACTGAGGACACTGACGTGCAGAACATGAATGAGTATCTCAGCTCCTTCAAGGTGGCACAGTACGTCGTGCGGGAAGAAGACAAG ATTGAGGAAATTGAGCGAGAGATCATCAAGCAGGAGGAGAATGTGGACCCTGACTACTGGGAGAAGCTGCTGAGGCATCACTATGAGCAACAGCAGGAAGACCTAGCCCGGAATCTAGGCAAGGGCAAGCGGGTTCGCAAGCAAGTTAACTACAATGATGCTGCTCAGGAAGACCAAG ACAACCAGTCAGAGTACTCGGTGGGTTcagaggaggaggatgaagactTCGATGAACGTCCTGAAG GGCGTAGACAGTCAAAGAGGCAGCTCCGGAATGAGAAAGATAAGCCACTGCCTCCACTGCTGGCCCGAGTCGGGGGCAACATTGAG GTGCTGGGCTTCAACACCCGTCAGCGGAAGGCTTTCCTCAATGCTGTGATGCGCTGGGGGATGCCACCACAGGATGCCTTCACCACGCAGTGGCTGGTGCGGGACCTGAGGGGCAAGACTGAGAAGGAGTTTAA GGCCTATGTGTCTTTGTTCATGCGCCATCTGTGTGAGCCTGGGGCAGACGGCTCTGAAACCTTTGCCGATGGGGTCCCTCGGGAGGGACTGAGTCGCCAGCAGGTGTTGACCCGCATTGGAGTCATGTCTCTCGTCAAAAAGAAG GTGCAGGAGTTTGAGCACATCAATGGGCGTTGGTCAATGCCGGAACTGATGCCTGACCCCAGCGCCGATTCTAAGCGCTCCTCCAGAGCCTCCTCTCCTACCAAAACATCTCCCACCACTCCTGAGGCTTCTGCTACCAACAGTCCCTGCACCTCTAAACCTG CTACTCCAGCTCCAAGTGAGAAAGGAGAAGGCATAAGGACACCTCTTGAGAAGGAGGAAGCTGAAAACCAGGAGGAAAAGCCAGAGAAGAACAGCAGAATTGGGGAGAAGGTGGAGACAGAG GCTGatgcccccagcccagccccatcaCTTGGGGAGCGGCTGGAGCCAAGGAAGATTCCTCTAGAGGATGAGGTGCCAGGGGTGCCTGGAGAGATGGAGCCTGAACCTGGGTACCGTGGGGACAGAGAGAAGTCAG CCACAGAGTCGACGCCAGGAGAAAGGGGGGAGGAGAAGCCGTTGGATGGACAGGAACACAGGGAGAGGCCGGAGGGGGAAACAGGGGATTTGGGCAAGAGAG CAGAAGATGTAAAAGGTGACCGGGAGCTTCGACCAGGGCCTCGAGATGAGCCACGGTCCAATGGGCGACgagaggaaaagacagagaagCCCCGGTTCATGTTCAATATCGCCGATGGTGGCTTCACAG AGCTTCACACACTGTGGCAGAATGAGGAACGGGCAGCTATTTCCTCGGGGAAACTCAATGAGATCTGGCACAGAAGACATGACTATTGGCTTCTGGCTGGGATTGTCCT CCATGGCTATGCACGGTGGCAGGACATCCAGAATGATGCTCAATTTGCCATTATCAATGAGCCATTTAAAACTGAAGCCAATAAGGGGAACTTTCTGGAGATGAAAAATAAGTTCCTGGCCCGGAGGTTCAAG CTCCTGGAGCAGGCGCTGGTGATTGAGGAGCAGCTGCGGCGGGCGGCCTACCTGAACCTGTCGCAGGAGCCGGCGCACCCCGCCATGGCCCTCCACGCCCGCTTCGCCGAGGCCGAGTGCCTGGCCGAGAGCCACCAGCACCTCTCCAAGGAGTCGCTGGCGGGGAACAAGCCGGCCAACGCCGTCCTGCACAAGG TTCTGAACCAGCTGGAGGAGTTGCTGAGCGACATGAAGGCGGACGTGACCCGCCTGCCAGCCACGCTGTCCCGAATACCCCCCATCGCAGCCCGCCTTCAGATGTCCGAGCGCAGCATCCTCAGCCGGCTGGCCAGCAAGGGCACGGAGCCTCACCCCACACCG GCCTTCCCCCCGGGTCCCTACGCTACACCTCCGGGGTACGGGGCGGCCTTCAGCGCCGCACCCGTAGGGGCCCTGGCCGCCGCAGGCGCCAATTACAGCCAGATGCCTGCAGGGTCCTTCATCACAG